The Dendropsophus ebraccatus isolate aDenEbr1 chromosome 3, aDenEbr1.pat, whole genome shotgun sequence genomic interval tgaatgcagctttTTATTCTtgtactggtaaaaaaaaaaattgtccaaatGCCGGACATCCAGCCAGTACAAAGAGTCATGGCTCAGTGAGTCTATCAATCACACgtgtttggttgaaaaaataaaaaaaggcttaACACAGGAAGTTCCGGTAATCTGTGCTCAccgagagaaggcagtcatgtgattgacggacgcacggagccatgactctctgtactggccggacgTCCTgcatttgaactttttttttttaaccagcacaagaccaaagagctgcctgacctggatacaagtaagtatagctttttttaaagcatgaaaaaaaagaaaaaacaaacaaaaaatgtaaattaaaaacgtttatatcacatcccctgctgatgtagaaagttataacgacaggtccTCTTAAAGCTTATATAGCGATAAACGTTGCTTACCGAGGGTCTTCTTGTCCCGTACTTCCTCTTCCATACAAAGGTATTACTTTATCCCGGCTTATTCCAGCTTTGCATACAGGACACACCTGACGATTTGGTCGTGTTTCTAACCACTGGGGATGAGAAACATATATAGTGAATACTACAATAACTACTAAGTtttacacaagaaggaaaaaaatattatAGATCAGATTTACATGCAGTCCAATGGACAGACTGGCTGAAAACAATATTACACAAGATAGACTTACACAAACACATTTCATATCTCATATCCCCTTTTTTTATAGGTTACTCTCCGGATTTCTTTATATAACGTGAAAGTAAGCGTAATAATATAAAAGTATACACAGTGTTATTAAGTCCCATGCATATAAGAACAGAACACTTACTTGATGCAAACATGGCCAGCTagaaagagaaaagaagaaaatgtTATAGGATAACAGTGATAGTACCACAAGGTACACAGTGATGATCGGCTTAATGGTATAATAAGTATTGCATATAGCATTAATATATCAATACTTACCAGAATAGATGGCCGCACAGGCTTATCACCGCATCCTTGGCTGTGTCCAGGCAAATGTTGCACTCGAATGTGCTGTCCTGGCTGCCCCCCTCGCCATTGCTGCTTCCACTTGCTCCACCGGGGCCTGAATTCTCTGCAGAAGCAGAGGCGGCTGGACCTGCACTCGCCATCTTACCCAGGGCACCAGAGGAACGCGATAACTAACCCGAGACAGTGGACCTACCGGACACAAGAGAAGGCAGTGAAGGCATCTATACCTGCAAGGATAGGGCCAATCTGAAAAGACAAGCAAACTTACCAATGGGCAACAAGTGATGTGTGCTACTCGCAGCAAGGACAGTCACTCAGTGATGGAGGAAGAAGAGAGTAAGCAATAAGTGTGTGCTGCTTTTTCACTCTCTTACATCATGTCCCCAAAGAATAAACTGATgacaggagaagaaaaaaaaaaaagcttggagTGACGTACACAGTGAAAGAAGCGCAAATGGGTCTGGAGGTAGGGGAGAGGAGAAATAAAAGATTGGGGGGGTAAACAGACGGTAATTATACCAGAGAAATGTGAGAATGCTATAGAGACTAGCAGTGAGCCGCACTAATCCCTCTCACCTGTCTGGACCGCCCCTGTGTGCACAGGTAACACTGCTAATCCCCCGTCCACAGGGAGCACCGACACAGCTGTCATGTCATGTTACAGACAGCAAGAGGAAGCACACGTGGAGCTGGCACAAGGCTTAGCAAGACCGGTCTAACAAGTGACATCTCAGCagtcaccactgtatataatacaaACAGAAGCCAGGTCACCCCCAACCGCCGTGAGACAATAAAACGTAAAATGTTGGGtaagggggtcattcacacatctgcagaTTTCTGTCTGTGcagggactggacctgggagctcccagcgtCAGCGTCCTAAACAGTTCAAGgccaatgtaccagcaggtacatcgctttaaagtgtcactgtcgtttagttttatttatttatttgcagaaaccaatagaacaggcaattttaagaaactttgtaattgggtttattagccgaaaaatgcatttttatcatgaaaaagcagttgaagctctcccctctgtcttcattgttctcttatggagagggcaggggtggagggagatgaggcaccaaaacaggacaagaatgagttaatttacagctacatcacctctgaggtcagcactgacctctctgacctctgaataacggctttcacacaggtcccactgtgtaatcctttgttctctgctggcgactaatctccctcctcccctctccataggttacacagggctcgactgctGTAAAAGAGTCGCGATTTCCTTATAataagcagtggatgagagagaggagggggaggggggggggacctggggaaagtctttttgaatgcagataatggcatatttgccttataaacccaattacaaagtttcttaaaatcgcctgtactattgatttctgcaaaaaaaataaaatacgacagtgaaagatttttacatcaataggccGCTGCAGGGATGCCAActccgctgtccttttttttgaaccatgatGCAAGTCTATTCCCACGCTCTGGCCTGGCCTGGCTCACTGGAGACAGGCctacccacccccagtgtgacgtggctccattagaatcaatggaggggtTTCTCCATACTGGGGGCGGGcagacccgcctccagtgcttcaggccgggcagGTGCGCTGGAGTACACTGGCCCCGtgtgcgggaaccaggccgcgctTCAAAAAAATTACCACAGCAcaggtctattgatgtaaaaatcttaaagtgatgtacccgatggtacatttgctttaaatgttcGCACTAGTGTACAGACACAgcttggctgtgtcagtacactagtgtgAACTTTCAAATTGTTTTGGAGCTCCCATCTTGATAATGAATCATGATTCTGGGAGGTCCAGTCAGTAGAACACCATTCatgtacagacgtgtgaatgagcccttatcATCAGGGGTAAAATGTTCAACTGACCCTCTCATAGCTGGGTCAGGGGATTCCAAGCGTATTGAATTTACTAAACCCATAGGCACAGAGGTCCGGGGTACGAGCATCTCTGCCTGTGGGTTTAGTAAATTGAGTATTAGTGAAGGGTTGATGTTTAAACACTTTAAAATTATGTGCAAACCAAAATAAGGGGTCTGAAAGGTCCGCAGGGGCATCACCTCTTAGGTTATAGTCACAAGTACTGTGATTTGATGCtgggtaaattaaaggggttatcgtgcgctacaaaaacatggccactttcttctaaagacagcaccactcttgtctccagttcaaatgtggtttgcaataaagctccattcacttcaatggaacttagttacAAAactccatccaaactggagacaagagcggtgctgtctctggaagaaagtggccaagaaagtggtttttgtagtgctggatccGTATGATTGAACTCAGCATCAAACCAGCAGCAGATGAGACATGAGCTGAGAACTAATGACTTTTTCCCTGTGTGAGTAACTCCTCTCCCCGCAGGAAGGAAAAATGTGAGctgaagggtacaaacacacacagcagatacgcagcagatttgatactgtgttcagttatttagatctaatctgctgcgtatcgcagcagtaaatacgcagtgtatatgccgtgtgtgtttgtaccctaaaagagaagtctggtgaaaagttttattaaagtattgtattgccccccaaaagttatacaaatccccaatatacacttattacaggaaatgcttatacagtgcttttttccctgcacttactactgtatcaaggcttcacttcctggataacatggtgatgtcacttcctggataacatggtgttgtcacttcctggataacatggtgatgtcacttcctggataacatggtgatgtcacttcctggataacatggtgatgtcacttcctggataacatggtgatgtcacttcctggataacatggtgatgtcaagacccgactcccagagctgtgcgggctgtggctgctggagaggatgatggcagggggacactgagggacacagggcactggagggacactgagcatccctctgccatcatcctctccagcagccacagcccgcacagctctgggagtcgggtcgtgacatcaccatgttatccaggaagtgacatcaccatgttatccaggaagtgacatcaccgtgttatccaggaagggaagccttgatgtagtagtaagtgcagggaaaagtatttcccgtaataagtgtatattggtgatttgtataacttttggggggcaatacaatacttaaataaaaattttcgccagacttctcattcaaaggggttatccagcgctacacaaaaatggccacttccagagacagaccctctcttgtcttcatcttgggcagggttttgtaactcatttccattgaagtgaatggaacataATTGCAAATGACACCTGAACTGAGAAGAgaaaggtgctgtctctggaagaaagtggccatgtttttgtagcgctggataacccctttaaatgctgtgcAGAAATCTCCGATGCAAAACAGATCATTAGgaacataggccccgccccctcagcagccattggaagggccagcctaaagctctaggccccacccccctaatttgtcccacaccaatggccgctgagggggcggggcatgtgCGGTGATTAAGTCACGGAaagggcggggctaagtggcgctaggggcgaagcgatgtggcacataggccgtgaggccccgcccacatataccaatccacaggtgataaaaacgagaACGAGAACTTTTtcccagaacaagcaccatgaggtgtaatataaaataagtaaagaaagctgtaacatttaccctttacacctgtgcagagcagtcaaaatgcaaatagggggtgacagtgtcactttaaagaggatgtaccacccggtacatcctctttaacctgacacagggatagaacggcgccgtgacggggaagccggtgccgtggtccgtttttcgaaccgcggcccagGTTCCCCCGTACAGCGccattctttccacggttaccggccggtgctcaagcactggaggtaggccggcccacccccagtgggagggaattccctcccctctatgacgcggctccgttagaatcaaaggagGGAATTACCTCCAACTGGGTGCGAGCCGGCCTAcctccgtttttcgaaccgcggcacCGTTTTCCCCATCAcgacgccgttctatccctgtgtcaggttaaagaggacgtacctggtggtacatcctctttaaaggcgttgtccagcgaaaatttattttcaaatcaactggtgtcagtaagttatatagatttgtaatttacttctatttaaaaatctcaagtcttcccatacttatcagctgctgtatgtcctgcaggaaatgttgttttatttccagtctgacacagtgctctctgctgatatatctggccgagacaggaactgtccagagcaggagagtttttttttatggggattcatataaaaccaagacagagttcctgtcccggccagagatgtcagcagaaagcactgtgtctgactgaaaataacacacttcctgcaggacatacagcagctaataagtacgggaaggcttgagattttttaatagacgtaaattacaaatctatataactttctgacaccagttgattgaaaagattttcgctggacaacccttttaaaaacacaggagagaggtgGCGTCAGGAGGATTCGAATGGTGTCGTAGCTCCAGAATAACTGTGCTGTGGGAAAGCGAAATAAAAGTATTATGTTCCTATtatgcaaagaagctacaatgttgcagataaagcctgccagggacttgtttacatcatctgtctcagaagggagggcggcttcagcagaaagcagcagctcagaactgggggaaggagactgaatacataacaacaagtatggaaggaattgttagtctcactatgggcagcaacatatcaaaagttatgtttgagtggaatacccctttaacattattcACACTACTGCTGACTCCTGGAAAGGGCTACACAAATTAaattataggggagatttatccagtTGACGTACGGTAAGAATgtactttgttgcccatagcaaccaatcattatTCAGCTgccaaatattaaaggggtactccagcaaaaaataattaaaatcaactggtaccagaaatttTAAATGACATATGTTAatgactatttaaaaatctccagccttccagtacctatcagctgctgtatgtcctgcaggaagtggtgtattctttccagtctgacacagttctctctgttgcctcctctgtccatgtcaggaactgtccagagcagtagcaaatccccatagaaaacctcccctgctctggacagcttaTGATATACACGGAGTGCTGTCAATCACTAAATAGCA includes:
- the RNF185 gene encoding E3 ubiquitin-protein ligase RNF185; this translates as MASAGPAASASAENSGPGGASGSSNGEGGSQDSTFECNICLDTAKDAVISLCGHLFCWPCLHQWLETRPNRQVCPVCKAGISRDKVIPLYGRGSTGQEDPREKTPPRPQGQRPEPENRGGFQGFGFGDGGFQMSFGIGAFPFGMFATAFNINDGRPPPAVPGTPQYVDEQFLSRLFLFVALVIMFWLLIA